A DNA window from Verrucomicrobiaceae bacterium contains the following coding sequences:
- a CDS encoding NAD(P)H-dependent oxidoreductase has product MNALIVTTALKPGSKTLSAARTVQQRLVSSGMTVDLADLSAEPLPQCDGATCYADERVKAMTVRVKNAGLIVMCFPVYNYQANSAAKNFIEVTNEGWKDKVVTFVANAGGDRSYLAPLPLANSLMVDHRCVVVPQFLYLSPAAYDAAGQVMLEGLTGELFEQQMKSACHLAQSWATR; this is encoded by the coding sequence ATGAATGCTCTCATTGTCACCACCGCCCTGAAACCCGGCAGCAAAACCCTCTCCGCCGCCCGCACTGTCCAACAACGCCTTGTATCCTCTGGCATGACCGTGGACCTAGCCGATCTGTCCGCAGAGCCACTGCCGCAGTGCGATGGTGCCACCTGCTACGCGGATGAGCGGGTGAAGGCGATGACCGTTCGTGTGAAGAACGCGGGCCTCATCGTGATGTGCTTCCCTGTTTATAACTACCAGGCGAACTCGGCGGCAAAAAACTTCATCGAAGTGACCAATGAGGGTTGGAAGGACAAGGTGGTGACCTTTGTGGCGAACGCGGGCGGTGACCGCTCGTATCTGGCCCCGCTGCCGCTGGCGAACTCGCTGATGGTGGACCACCGCTGCGTGGTGGTGCCGCAGTTCCTCTATCTATCCCCAGCCGCCTACGATGCCGCCGGGCAAGTGATGCTGGAGGGCCTCACTGGAGAGCTTTTTGAGCAGCAGATGAAGTCCGCCTGCCATCTGGCGCAGTCCTGGGCCACCCGCTGA
- a CDS encoding aldo/keto reductase — MKRFALSPHGPEVSALAYGVWRLADDPDGCDVARVRQKIDTCLELGITTFDHADIYGHYTCEGLFGKVLKDAPHLRDQMEIVTKCAINVSCENRPGTRVNHYDATAAYITACVDRSLSELGTDHLDVLLVHRPDWLTDAAETAAGLQSLMKAGKVRSVGVSNYNTHQSALLARFLGHAPVTNQVELSLARMDAIYDGTLDQCRLNDTHPMAWSPLAGGKLMTAEDADSVRLRAKLVELAHLHGVTPDAIALAWVAALPSRPQVVIGTNQPARIRQAAAADTVKLDRQQWYELWEAAKGHSVP, encoded by the coding sequence ATGAAACGCTTTGCCCTCTCACCCCACGGCCCTGAAGTCTCCGCCCTCGCCTACGGTGTCTGGCGTCTCGCCGATGACCCTGATGGCTGTGATGTCGCCCGCGTGCGCCAGAAGATCGATACTTGTCTGGAGCTGGGCATCACCACCTTTGACCATGCGGACATCTACGGCCACTACACCTGCGAAGGATTGTTTGGGAAGGTGCTAAAGGATGCGCCGCACCTGCGTGACCAGATGGAGATCGTGACGAAGTGCGCGATCAATGTTTCGTGCGAGAATCGCCCCGGCACGCGGGTGAATCACTACGATGCTACGGCAGCTTACATCACGGCCTGCGTGGACCGCTCGCTGAGTGAGCTGGGCACGGACCACCTCGATGTGCTGCTGGTGCATCGCCCAGACTGGCTCACGGACGCGGCGGAGACAGCAGCGGGGCTGCAATCCCTGATGAAGGCTGGCAAAGTGCGCAGTGTGGGTGTCTCCAACTACAACACGCATCAGAGCGCCCTGCTGGCCCGCTTTCTGGGCCATGCGCCAGTGACGAACCAGGTGGAGCTGAGTCTCGCCCGCATGGATGCGATCTATGATGGCACGCTGGACCAATGCCGCTTGAACGATACGCATCCCATGGCCTGGAGCCCGCTGGCAGGCGGCAAGCTGATGACGGCGGAGGATGCGGACAGCGTGCGACTGCGGGCAAAGCTGGTGGAGCTGGCGCATCTGCATGGCGTGACGCCAGACGCCATCGCCCTAGCCTGGGTGGCGGCGCTGCCCAGCCGCCCGCAAGTCGTGATCGGCACGAATCAGCCTGCGCGGATACGCCAGGCCGCCGCAGCGGACACCGTGAAGCTGGATCGGCAGCAGTGGTATGAGCTATGGGAGGCGGCGAAGGGCCATTCGGTGCCCTGA
- a CDS encoding right-handed parallel beta-helix repeat-containing protein, whose translation MLRTVCFLALVSCLSAADISLTPGNLTAVLEQARKAPKPVRIIVEDGVHPITETITLGKDDSQVTWSGKNAVFMAGKPITGWVKQGAMWKAALPDKAWKFEQLWINGRRATLARSPNKGYHHITEAVGAGVFPDLKENMNFHAFSIPAEQFEVLKGIPQAERDDVLITVTHAWAVGQCRIKALNDEAIAVQIKGRARYPFVEFEPDQRFWMENYRAALDAPGEWFLDKAKSEGLYLPLPGEDMTKAEVIAPVVTKFIVMKGAHDVRFEGISFQYSQHLYPADGLHDGQAATTSDGCIEIEDSRGIHFENCEIAHIGLHGIWFKNGCADSSVKHCHLHDLGGGGVYVGETARPNEERVNHHIIVDDCIMQHGGRLHPSACGVVFTHTQHCAVTHCDIGDFYYTGISAGWNWGYGDTASRQTLVENNHIHHLGWAYLSDMGGFYGLGTSPGTIIRGNHVHHIASHRYGGWGLYNDEGATDTLMENNLVHDTWNAGFHQHYGYFNTVRNNIFAFGNSAQIQASRNEARLRFRYMNNIVVWDPASPLLDGGEWNWKLFDKIDRGDPKDSLIFRKNLYWPTDGNIPAKLTKSHFTWEEWRKMGRDRESRFADPMFENIEKRDFRLKPGSPAEKLGFKPWDLTLAGVRKTEAAWQELAAKGHDYPTWQTDAKPWPAPPYKVDQSFERASLGTLGIRNAKYSTENKGESIGVTDEVGFASKRSLKVQDAPGLKHSYDPVLDIYPKWAESGTYHVTFDIMAQPGADWFFEMRNKAGEFGAGPYVRWQNGKISPGVQGHPVPFAVAPNQWVHVEIIATPEVAATATTPVKPGTWTVSFTCQDGEKKGYLTFAAKPGWTDAHYLLFSALGTTKTAFFIDNVKLESR comes from the coding sequence ATGCTCCGAACTGTCTGTTTTCTCGCACTCGTTTCCTGCCTCTCCGCTGCCGATATCTCACTCACTCCAGGCAACCTCACCGCCGTGCTCGAACAAGCTCGCAAGGCTCCGAAACCCGTGCGCATCATCGTCGAGGATGGCGTGCATCCGATCACGGAAACGATCACACTCGGCAAAGATGACTCACAGGTGACATGGAGCGGCAAGAACGCCGTCTTCATGGCTGGCAAGCCCATCACCGGCTGGGTCAAGCAGGGCGCGATGTGGAAAGCCGCACTGCCGGACAAGGCGTGGAAGTTTGAGCAGCTCTGGATCAATGGCCGCCGCGCCACGCTGGCTCGTTCGCCGAACAAAGGCTACCACCACATCACCGAGGCGGTCGGAGCGGGTGTGTTTCCGGATTTGAAGGAGAACATGAACTTCCACGCCTTCAGCATTCCGGCGGAGCAGTTCGAGGTGCTCAAAGGCATCCCACAGGCCGAGCGCGACGACGTTTTGATCACTGTGACTCATGCCTGGGCCGTGGGGCAGTGCCGCATCAAGGCGCTGAACGACGAAGCGATCGCCGTGCAGATCAAAGGGCGGGCGCGGTATCCCTTTGTCGAGTTCGAGCCGGATCAGCGCTTCTGGATGGAAAACTACCGCGCCGCGCTGGATGCGCCGGGCGAGTGGTTTCTCGACAAGGCGAAGAGCGAGGGGCTTTACCTCCCACTGCCCGGCGAGGACATGACGAAAGCCGAAGTCATCGCACCCGTGGTGACGAAGTTCATCGTCATGAAAGGCGCACACGACGTGCGCTTTGAAGGCATCTCGTTTCAATACAGCCAGCATCTGTATCCCGCCGATGGCCTGCACGACGGCCAGGCTGCAACGACGAGCGATGGCTGCATCGAGATCGAGGACTCACGCGGCATTCACTTCGAAAACTGCGAGATCGCCCACATCGGCCTGCACGGCATTTGGTTCAAAAACGGCTGCGCGGACTCCTCGGTGAAGCATTGCCACCTGCACGACCTCGGCGGCGGTGGCGTATATGTCGGCGAAACGGCCCGGCCCAATGAAGAGCGCGTGAATCATCACATCATCGTCGATGACTGCATCATGCAGCACGGTGGGCGGCTGCATCCGAGCGCTTGCGGCGTGGTCTTCACGCACACGCAGCACTGCGCGGTCACGCATTGCGACATCGGCGACTTTTACTACACCGGCATCAGCGCCGGATGGAACTGGGGCTATGGCGACACGGCCTCGCGGCAGACGCTGGTGGAGAACAATCACATCCATCATCTCGGCTGGGCTTATCTGAGCGACATGGGCGGTTTTTACGGCCTCGGCACCTCGCCCGGCACCATCATTCGAGGCAATCACGTCCATCACATCGCCAGCCATCGCTACGGCGGCTGGGGACTCTACAATGACGAAGGTGCCACCGACACTCTGATGGAAAACAACCTCGTGCACGACACTTGGAACGCGGGCTTCCATCAGCACTACGGCTACTTCAACACCGTGCGGAACAACATCTTCGCCTTCGGCAACTCCGCGCAGATTCAGGCCTCGCGAAACGAAGCACGGCTGCGATTCCGCTACATGAACAACATCGTCGTCTGGGACCCCGCATCGCCACTGCTCGATGGCGGCGAATGGAACTGGAAGCTCTTCGACAAGATTGATCGCGGCGATCCGAAGGACAGCCTCATCTTCCGCAAAAACCTCTACTGGCCCACCGACGGCAATATCCCCGCCAAACTGACCAAAAGCCACTTCACCTGGGAAGAATGGCGCAAAATGGGCCGCGACCGCGAAAGCCGGTTTGCTGATCCCATGTTCGAAAATATCGAGAAACGCGATTTTCGCCTCAAACCCGGCTCACCAGCCGAAAAGCTCGGTTTCAAGCCCTGGGACCTCACCTTGGCCGGAGTCCGCAAAACCGAAGCCGCATGGCAAGAACTCGCCGCGAAAGGCCACGACTATCCCACGTGGCAAACCGACGCCAAACCGTGGCCTGCGCCGCCTTACAAGGTCGATCAGAGCTTTGAACGCGCCTCACTTGGCACCCTCGGCATTCGCAACGCCAAATACTCCACCGAAAACAAGGGCGAGAGCATCGGCGTGACGGATGAAGTGGGCTTTGCATCCAAACGCAGCCTCAAAGTGCAGGACGCCCCCGGCTTGAAGCACAGCTACGATCCCGTGCTCGACATCTACCCGAAGTGGGCCGAGTCCGGCACTTACCACGTCACATTCGACATCATGGCCCAGCCCGGTGCCGACTGGTTCTTCGAGATGCGGAACAAAGCCGGCGAGTTCGGAGCTGGGCCGTATGTGCGCTGGCAGAATGGCAAGATTTCCCCTGGCGTGCAGGGCCATCCCGTGCCGTTTGCAGTCGCACCCAACCAATGGGTGCATGTGGAAATCATCGCCACCCCCGAAGTCGCCGCCACGGCTACCACACCCGTCAAGCCTGGCACCTGGACGGTCTCCTTCACCTGCCAGGATGGTGAGAAAAAAGGCTACCTCACCTTTGCCGCCAAACCCGGCTGGACCGACGCCCACTACCTGCTCTTCAGTGCCCTGGGCACCACGAAGACAGCCTTCTTCATCGACAACGTGAAGCTGGAATCGCGCTAG
- a CDS encoding ROK family protein — translation MRNPEDHRHLLAQAVLHVRSQRATSRRTLADVIRLSPTTAGQYADQLIASGHLHENGLEKAPMGRPKRSLTTNADAGWFAGIEFNAERIQGVRVDFSGVKTEARSTTLPESVTPKAVITEINKMISALAKGTPCPLLGIGVGVPGIVDPVSGTARDYAFIEGWKDVPLAQTLHAKHEVPVTLDNNLRTIALAERWFGGASDLADFVILGPRSGFGIAIVIGGRVVTGTEHAAGEIGRWPLADGGELHDSLSSPAVWRRLTGKTKRASQPADLHTAFASLAGQRDEARAAIIADYSRVLASLHLLLDTHSYFLHGPLTALGDAFCADIATGMANAVPALKGKPLRLIASRLGDDAGALGAASLAMETWVPGVP, via the coding sequence ATGCGCAACCCCGAAGACCATCGCCATCTCCTCGCCCAGGCCGTGCTGCATGTGCGCAGCCAGCGGGCCACCTCCCGCCGCACTCTGGCGGATGTCATCCGCCTCTCACCCACCACGGCGGGGCAGTATGCTGACCAGCTCATCGCCAGCGGTCACCTGCATGAAAACGGCCTCGAAAAAGCCCCCATGGGCCGCCCCAAGCGATCCCTCACCACCAACGCAGATGCCGGGTGGTTCGCCGGCATCGAGTTCAATGCCGAGCGCATTCAGGGTGTGCGTGTGGATTTCTCCGGTGTGAAAACCGAGGCCCGCAGCACCACGCTTCCCGAATCCGTCACCCCCAAAGCCGTCATCACTGAGATCAATAAAATGATCAGCGCATTGGCTAAAGGCACCCCCTGCCCGCTGCTCGGCATCGGCGTCGGCGTGCCCGGCATCGTCGATCCCGTCAGCGGCACCGCCCGCGATTACGCCTTCATCGAAGGCTGGAAAGATGTCCCACTCGCCCAAACGCTCCACGCCAAGCACGAGGTGCCTGTCACGCTCGATAACAACCTCCGCACCATCGCCCTCGCCGAGCGCTGGTTCGGCGGAGCCAGTGATCTGGCTGATTTCGTCATCCTCGGCCCGCGCAGCGGATTTGGCATCGCCATCGTCATCGGCGGGCGCGTCGTCACTGGCACCGAGCACGCCGCTGGTGAAATCGGCCGCTGGCCCTTGGCCGATGGTGGCGAGCTGCACGACTCGCTCTCCTCACCCGCCGTCTGGCGTCGTCTCACCGGCAAAACCAAACGCGCCAGCCAGCCTGCGGACCTCCATACCGCGTTCGCCTCCCTCGCTGGTCAACGTGACGAAGCTCGCGCGGCCATCATCGCCGACTACTCCCGCGTCCTCGCCAGCCTGCATCTTTTGCTGGATACCCACAGCTACTTTCTCCACGGCCCCCTCACCGCTCTGGGTGATGCGTTTTGTGCCGACATCGCCACCGGCATGGCAAATGCAGTGCCCGCCTTGAAGGGGAAACCCCTCCGGCTCATCGCATCACGACTCGGCGATGATGCCGGAGCCCTCGGTGCCGCCAGCCTGGCGATGGAGACGTGGGTGCCTGGGGTGCCTTGA
- a CDS encoding MFS transporter, which yields MSFARTPWYASVTRYQWLVLIVASLGWIFDAFEGQIYNLTRADMLPDLLDVKADDPLVKLWGERFLGIFLIGGTFGGLLFSSLADKWGRNPVMALTILFYSVFSGITAFADEIWQVGALRFLVAMGVGGEWAVGAALVAEVFPKEARERAGGIFHATSVAGLWLAAAAGLWVGTEWRTAYLMGVAPALLVLWVRLSIKEPESWKAAREAKKERMGSFSELLGDPRWRARAIFGALLAMVGLATFWGVVVAGQDIAAEYLKGVKDPDWSSKSKIAFGFIQTAGAGAGMLAFGPLAARWGCKKTFVVMHIAALIMTPIVCWVPWQFGSYTLLLFLMPVFGFFAQGIHAGYAAYFPALFPTHLRATGSGFCFNTGRILAAPVLIWLSAWMKATLDLRVAISCLGGFFLLGLVFLAFLPETSGEELPE from the coding sequence ATGTCTTTCGCCCGCACTCCATGGTATGCCTCTGTCACTCGCTATCAGTGGCTTGTTTTGATCGTCGCTTCATTGGGATGGATCTTTGATGCGTTTGAAGGGCAGATCTACAATCTCACGCGGGCGGACATGCTGCCGGATCTGCTGGATGTGAAGGCGGATGATCCTCTGGTGAAGCTGTGGGGTGAGCGCTTCCTGGGCATCTTCCTCATTGGTGGGACCTTCGGCGGGTTGTTGTTCAGTTCGCTGGCGGATAAATGGGGGCGCAATCCGGTGATGGCGCTGACGATCTTGTTTTACTCGGTGTTTTCCGGCATCACAGCTTTTGCCGATGAAATCTGGCAGGTGGGAGCGCTACGCTTTCTGGTGGCGATGGGCGTGGGCGGTGAGTGGGCCGTGGGCGCGGCGCTGGTGGCGGAGGTTTTCCCAAAGGAGGCCCGTGAGCGTGCAGGGGGCATCTTTCATGCGACGAGCGTGGCCGGGCTGTGGCTCGCAGCGGCGGCGGGACTCTGGGTGGGCACGGAATGGCGCACGGCCTACCTGATGGGGGTAGCTCCTGCACTGCTAGTCCTGTGGGTGCGGCTGAGCATCAAAGAGCCGGAGAGCTGGAAAGCCGCCCGCGAGGCGAAGAAGGAGCGCATGGGGAGTTTTAGCGAGCTGCTCGGGGACCCGCGCTGGCGGGCACGGGCGATTTTCGGCGCTCTGCTGGCGATGGTGGGCCTGGCAACTTTCTGGGGCGTGGTGGTGGCCGGGCAGGACATCGCGGCTGAGTATCTGAAGGGTGTCAAAGACCCGGACTGGTCCAGCAAGTCCAAGATCGCCTTTGGCTTCATCCAGACGGCGGGGGCGGGGGCTGGGATGCTGGCGTTTGGCCCGCTGGCGGCACGCTGGGGCTGCAAGAAGACCTTTGTCGTAATGCACATCGCGGCGCTGATCATGACGCCCATCGTCTGTTGGGTGCCGTGGCAGTTTGGCAGCTACACGCTGCTGTTGTTCTTGATGCCCGTGTTCGGCTTTTTTGCGCAGGGCATTCACGCGGGTTATGCGGCGTATTTTCCAGCGCTGTTCCCCACGCATCTGAGAGCGACGGGTTCCGGCTTCTGTTTCAATACGGGCCGCATCTTGGCCGCTCCGGTGCTGATCTGGCTCTCCGCATGGATGAAAGCGACTCTGGACCTGCGAGTGGCGATTTCCTGCCTGGGTGGCTTCTTTTTGCTGGGACTGGTGTTCTTGGCTTTCCTGCCTGAAACGAGCGGCGAGGAGCTGCCGGAGTGA
- a CDS encoding sulfatase-like hydrolase/transferase: MRFLLLYLAVLSCSLLGAVPPNIVFVLADDFGYGDLGCMGATDIRTPNIDRLAAEGVRFTDFYANAPVCTPTRTGFMTGRWQQRCGIEFAFGYQVEQFRRVKGEWVPEKDFHGLGLPLTEITLAQKLKAAGYATGAFGKWHLGFKDEFNPVNRGFDEYFGELLGHADYYQHAYYDGTYALRDGLAPVKTKGYFTDLVNERAVNFIRTHAKQPFFLYVPHLAVHAPFQPPDAPQTPMVTKDSMHHGSRAIYKAMVERIDKGMGMILAELEKNGLAENTLVVFSSDNGGERYSRNAPLFHHKATVWEGGIRVPCVMRWPAKLPKGKTTAQMAITMDLHATFAAAAGAKTPPEKPLDGIDLVPMLTGGGKPVDRTFFWRIDRSNRKQKAIRHGKWKYINDGNTMDLLFDLEADIGERTNLGYQHPEIMDDLKSRLKAWEAEIDATEREIWVK, encoded by the coding sequence ATGCGCTTCCTGCTTCTTTATCTCGCTGTTCTTTCCTGCTCGCTTCTCGGCGCAGTGCCGCCGAACATCGTTTTCGTGCTCGCAGATGATTTTGGCTATGGCGATCTGGGCTGCATGGGGGCCACGGACATTCGTACCCCGAATATCGACCGTCTCGCGGCAGAGGGTGTGCGCTTCACGGATTTCTACGCGAACGCTCCCGTCTGCACTCCGACGCGGACGGGCTTCATGACCGGCCGCTGGCAGCAGCGTTGCGGCATCGAGTTCGCTTTCGGCTACCAGGTGGAGCAATTCCGCCGCGTGAAGGGCGAGTGGGTGCCGGAAAAGGACTTTCACGGACTGGGGCTGCCTTTGACGGAGATCACGCTGGCGCAGAAGCTCAAAGCAGCGGGCTACGCCACGGGTGCCTTTGGGAAATGGCATCTCGGTTTCAAAGATGAGTTCAATCCGGTGAATCGCGGCTTTGATGAATACTTTGGCGAGCTGCTGGGCCACGCTGATTATTACCAGCACGCCTATTATGATGGCACCTATGCGCTGCGAGATGGCCTAGCCCCGGTGAAGACCAAGGGCTACTTCACCGATCTGGTGAATGAGCGTGCGGTGAACTTCATCCGCACGCATGCGAAGCAGCCCTTCTTCCTGTATGTGCCGCATCTCGCTGTGCATGCGCCTTTTCAGCCGCCAGATGCACCACAGACACCCATGGTGACAAAGGACAGCATGCACCACGGCAGCCGCGCCATCTATAAAGCGATGGTCGAGCGCATCGACAAAGGCATGGGCATGATCTTGGCCGAACTCGAAAAAAACGGCCTCGCGGAGAATACGCTGGTCGTTTTCTCCAGTGACAACGGCGGTGAGCGCTACAGCCGCAATGCGCCGCTGTTTCATCACAAAGCCACCGTGTGGGAAGGCGGCATTCGTGTGCCATGCGTGATGCGCTGGCCCGCCAAACTGCCGAAAGGCAAAACCACGGCGCAAATGGCCATCACCATGGATTTGCACGCCACCTTCGCCGCTGCCGCAGGTGCCAAAACTCCGCCAGAAAAGCCGCTCGATGGCATCGACCTCGTCCCGATGCTCACTGGTGGCGGAAAGCCCGTGGATCGCACCTTCTTCTGGCGCATCGACCGCTCAAACCGGAAGCAAAAAGCCATCCGCCACGGCAAATGGAAGTACATCAATGATGGCAACACGATGGACCTGCTCTTTGACCTAGAGGCAGACATCGGCGAGCGAACAAACCTGGGCTACCAGCATCCAGAAATCATGGACGACCTAAAATCACGCCTGAAAGCGTGGGAGGCGGAAATCGACGCGACGGAGAGAGAAATCTGGGTGAAATAG
- a CDS encoding FAD/NAD(P)-binding protein → MNSATTPHIAILGGGYSGTLAAVNLVRLATNTPRITIINDHRPEGRGVAYGTRRLEHLLNVAARNMSAFPDLPDHFVNWLRTRSDYDLVPDYELRERFIPRAIYGDYLKSLAHHHLVEVQHVKGEAVGVESDGTVKLACGREVKADRIVLATGNEAPADLPGSEALTAHPAWVGNPWLPWHEKLPPDIGTIILLGTGLTTVDAIITLRSLGWLGRIHAVSRHGWLPNSHFRGIDYPDFPPPDTDLANLGLEKLTALMEQHCTRLREMGANPAIIVDKMRPHTQRIWARFTLEEKKTFARHHAARWNILRHRIAPEIYAQITSAQLTGQLQIHAANIERVEAAGGQVRVVLSSGKHLEGDLVLNATGPQTRFTATKSVLLQNLLRRGLIAPDDMGMGVRIQPDHIVVDRDGKPSPLLLALGPILRGTYWETIAVPELRSQAKHVAETLLGLGTSEESQQVMMEFMI, encoded by the coding sequence ATGAACTCTGCAACCACGCCCCACATCGCCATTCTCGGTGGTGGTTACAGCGGCACGCTCGCCGCGGTGAACCTCGTCCGGCTCGCCACGAACACTCCGCGCATCACGATCATCAACGATCACCGTCCCGAAGGCCGAGGAGTGGCGTATGGCACGCGGCGCTTGGAGCACTTGCTCAATGTCGCCGCGCGGAACATGTCCGCCTTTCCCGATCTGCCGGATCATTTCGTGAACTGGCTGCGCACCCGCAGCGACTACGATCTCGTGCCCGACTACGAGCTGCGTGAGCGCTTCATCCCGCGAGCCATCTATGGCGACTACCTCAAATCGCTCGCTCATCACCACCTTGTTGAGGTTCAGCATGTCAAAGGTGAGGCGGTGGGTGTGGAGAGTGATGGCACGGTAAAGTTAGCCTGCGGTCGGGAGGTCAAAGCCGACCGCATCGTGCTCGCCACCGGCAATGAAGCACCGGCTGATCTCCCAGGCTCCGAAGCCCTCACCGCTCATCCCGCTTGGGTCGGCAACCCGTGGCTGCCCTGGCATGAAAAGCTGCCGCCTGACATCGGCACCATCATCCTGCTCGGCACTGGATTGACCACTGTCGATGCCATCATCACGCTGCGCTCACTCGGCTGGCTCGGTCGCATCCACGCCGTCTCCAGGCATGGTTGGCTGCCGAACTCCCACTTCCGCGGCATCGACTATCCCGACTTCCCTCCGCCGGATACCGACCTCGCCAACCTCGGCCTCGAAAAGCTCACCGCGCTCATGGAGCAGCACTGCACCCGATTGCGTGAAATGGGAGCCAACCCCGCCATCATCGTCGATAAGATGCGCCCGCACACGCAGCGAATCTGGGCGCGTTTCACCCTGGAGGAAAAGAAAACCTTCGCACGTCATCACGCCGCACGCTGGAACATCCTCCGGCACCGCATCGCCCCAGAAATCTATGCGCAGATCACCAGCGCCCAGCTCACAGGCCAGCTCCAGATTCATGCGGCGAACATCGAGCGCGTGGAGGCGGCTGGAGGCCAAGTGCGCGTCGTCTTGAGCAGCGGCAAGCACCTCGAAGGCGATCTCGTGCTCAACGCCACCGGCCCGCAAACGCGTTTCACAGCCACCAAATCCGTCTTGCTGCAAAACCTGCTTCGTCGCGGCCTCATCGCCCCAGACGACATGGGAATGGGTGTGCGCATTCAGCCTGATCACATCGTCGTCGATCGTGATGGCAAGCCCTCACCGCTCCTCCTCGCCCTCGGGCCGATTTTGCGTGGCACCTACTGGGAAACCATCGCCGTGCCCGAACTCCGCAGTCAGGCCAAACACGTCGCAGAAACCCTCCTCGGTCTCGGAACGAGCGAGGAATCGCAACAAGTGATGATGGAGTTCATGATCTGA
- a CDS encoding LLM class flavin-dependent oxidoreductase — protein MSPISLRTEGRQCEVAWFSALCSDDYEFLGVPDGSLRSSYEHCGDIVRKADAHGFQNILLPSGWIAGQDALAFASALAPQTQQINLLVALRMGEVWPPMLARALATVDHILKGRLCINIISSDMPGMKESNETRYERASEIIQILQGMWRTDGPYEFKGNHYNISLPTTEPAKTYQQNGGPLMYFGGISPAAQDLCAKHCDVFLMWPETEDRIAETMRVMSEKAAGYGRKIDFGFRSHVIVRETEAEARAAADHLISKLDAAKGAEIKARSQDSKSAGVMRQDELRAKSKDLYIEDHLWSGVGLARSGCASAIVGDPDQVLAKLNRYMDMGMRAFVLSGYPHLDECDLFAKYVLPKLPTCRINELQNRRVADPVTPLTTAPRI, from the coding sequence ATGTCCCCCATCTCCCTCCGCACAGAAGGCCGCCAATGCGAAGTCGCCTGGTTCTCCGCACTCTGCTCCGACGACTATGAGTTCCTCGGCGTGCCTGATGGCAGCCTCCGCAGCAGCTATGAGCACTGTGGCGACATCGTGCGCAAAGCGGATGCTCACGGCTTTCAAAACATCCTCCTGCCCTCCGGATGGATCGCGGGACAGGACGCCCTAGCCTTTGCCTCCGCGTTGGCACCACAGACGCAGCAGATCAATCTACTCGTCGCCCTGCGCATGGGCGAGGTGTGGCCGCCGATGCTCGCGCGTGCCCTAGCCACCGTCGATCACATCCTCAAAGGCCGACTCTGCATCAACATCATCTCCTCCGACATGCCCGGCATGAAAGAGAGCAATGAAACCCGCTACGAACGAGCCAGCGAGATCATCCAGATCCTCCAGGGCATGTGGCGCACGGACGGCCCGTATGAGTTCAAGGGCAACCACTACAACATCTCCCTGCCCACCACCGAGCCCGCGAAGACTTATCAGCAGAACGGCGGCCCACTCATGTATTTCGGCGGCATCTCGCCCGCCGCACAGGATTTGTGCGCGAAGCATTGCGACGTTTTCCTCATGTGGCCGGAGACGGAGGACCGCATCGCCGAAACCATGCGCGTGATGTCCGAAAAAGCCGCCGGTTATGGCCGCAAGATCGACTTCGGCTTTCGTAGCCACGTCATCGTGCGCGAAACTGAGGCCGAGGCCCGCGCCGCTGCGGATCACCTCATTTCCAAACTCGATGCCGCCAAAGGCGCGGAGATTAAAGCCCGCTCGCAGGATAGCAAGAGCGCCGGGGTCATGCGTCAGGACGAGCTCCGCGCCAAAAGCAAAGACCTCTACATCGAGGATCATCTCTGGAGCGGCGTCGGCCTCGCCCGCAGCGGCTGCGCCAGCGCCATCGTGGGCGATCCCGATCAAGTGCTCGCCAAACTGAATCGCTACATGGACATGGGCATGCGTGCCTTTGTCCTCAGCGGTTACCCACACCTCGACGAATGCGATCTCTTCGCGAAATACGTGCTGCCAAAACTCCCGACCTGCCGCATCAACGAACTGCAAAACCGCCGTGTGGCTGATCCCGTCACACCCTTGACGACCGCCCCTCGCATCTAA